The DNA window GGCACGAGGCCATGGTCGAGGTCGACAAATGGTGTCGCCAGACCCTGACGCTGAACCGTCCCCAGTGGAATGTCATCGAAGGTGAGCAGGCCGATCTGACCAATTTTGATGCGCGGCCTTTCGCGGGCGTCGATCTGGTCGCCGGTGGCGTACCCTGTCCGCCGTTTTCCAAGGCGGGCAAGCAGTTAGGTGCCGCCGACGAACGCGATCTGTTTCCCGAAGCCCTGCGGGTCGTTGATGAGGTGCGCCCCAAGGCGGTGATGCTCGAGAATGTGCGTGGTTTCATGGATGCGGTGTTTCATGACTACCGGCAAAAGCTGAAACGGCAGCTCAAAAAGATGGGCTACAGCTTTGTCGACTGGCATCTCTACAACGCCAGCGATTTCGGCGTATCGCAGCTGCGTCCCAGGGTGGTGATCGTGGCGGTGCGGGATGAGTTCGCCGACAAGTTCGAATGGCCCAAGGGCGGCGATATGCAGCCCCCCAGTGTGGGCAACCTGCTGCACGATCTGATGGGCGCGCGCGGTTGGACGGGTGTGGATCAGTGGCGTGACGGTGCGGATGAGATTGCGCCGACCATCGTGGGCGGCTCCAAGAAGCACGGCGGCCCCGATCTGGGGCCCACACGCGCGCGGCGTGCGTGGGAGATGCTGGGCGTCAATGGCAAATCTATCGCCGAAGAGGCGCCGGACCCCGATTTCGAAGGGCTGCCGCGCCTGACAGTGCGCATGGTGGCCCGTATCCAGGGCTTCCCCGACGACTGGCAATTTGCCGGGCGCAAGACCAATGCGTACAGGCAGGTGGGGAATGCCTTTCCCCCGCCCGTGGCCGAGGCTGTGGCGCGCAACGTCAAGGCAGCGATCACCGCGCGGCGCCTTTACGCGGTTGCCTGAGCATGACCTGGCTGCGCGCGGCGCGGGCGCGGTTCCATGCCCAATGCCTGTCCGGCCCGATCACGGAAACACGCGGTGTTCCGTCGGTGGCGGATGTCTCGAACACGTCGAGCCGAGAGATTGCGACATCGATGGTGGCCAAGATCGGGCCGCTTATCAGCCATGCCGAGAAACCGGCGGGGCAAACGGCTGGCAGCCTGTTTGAGGCAGCCTGCCAGGATTTCATTGCGGCGTGTTTCGAACAGTTTACCCATCTGCGGCCGGGGCGGTTCTCGGTCGAGCGGGGGCAGCCAATCTCGCGCTATGCGCAATATGCGCATCTTGATGAGTTAAGGGCGCTGGCCGATGCGAGCCGAACACTCAAGACGCATTTAGGGACCGACTATCTGATCAAGCCGGACGTGGTGGTGGTGCGCGGGGCTGAAACGGATGCGGTGATCAACCAGAGCGGGGTTCTGGTAGATGCTTCAGTGGCCGGGAACACGGGCCTGCGCCAGGCCAATGGGGCACGGGCAACGCTGCACGCCTCGGTCAGCTGCAAGCTGACGATCCGGTCGGACCGGGTGCAGAACACACGGTCCGAGGCGCTGAACCTGATCCGCAACCGCAAGGGGCGGTTGCCGCATATCGTTGCGGTGACGGCCGAGCCAGTGCCGTCGCGAATTGCGGCGATTGCTCTTGGGACAGGGGACATGGATTGTGTCTATCACTTCGCTCTGCCTGAGCTGGTCGAGACGCTGCGCGAACAGGAACGCGACACCTTGGAACTGGTTGAGACGATGATCGATGGTCAGCGCTTGCGGGATACTTCGGATTTGCCATTGGATCTAGTGGTCTAAAGGCGAGGGGGGGCTCCCGCGCCCGAGCAGATCTGACTGCGTCAGCCCCGCTGACGGCCTTGGGCCGGGCGCCGAGCCTTCGGCTCGGCGCGGTCACGCCCAGACGGGAAGTCCCGGCTCTATCTCCAACAGGTGCAACCGAGCGCCCGCCGCCGCGCGCAGCGCGGCGGCCCGGCCCAACGGGAGGCGGTTTTTCGTCAGAAAAATCAACGACGGGCGGGAGCCTTCCCGGCTCAAGTTCACAGGATTTTGCTTCTCTGTTGTGCTGCCACAGCCACAAACCCAGGATGAAGTTACCGACGGGGCGATTGATGTCGGCGGAGCCACGCAGCGCCACCACGTTTTCTAGAGAGCCAGCACAAACTCTTCATCGCCTTTGGCAGTGTAAGACGAGGCCATTCAGCCGTCCCCGTGGACAGTTGCAGTGCTGAATGAGCGAAGCCTCTGCCTGAACTCGGTCAGGACCATCGGTCAGGCGGGCGAGGAACTCAGGTTCAGATCAGGCAGTCTCTGGCAAGTGAGTACGCCAAATTTTGCCGATAGGTGGCATGGGGTTCAGATTCGATTGGTTGGACATTTGTCACGTGCCAGGGAAACAAGGACTGCAACTGCACAGCACAGCGGAATGATTTGCCTGCGTGCCAGAACCGGTGGTCGCACGAACTTCCAGTGTTTGCCAAAGAACGCTGCTGGGAAAGCATGGAGACGCCGACATGGTCGAACCAGGGATGCGATCTGATGAACCTGATAGATCGCCAGTTTGCAGAGCTGGACATCCAGAACAACCAAACTATCGCGTCGGATGAGGGCCCAGCCAAACCCGATGACAACATCCTTTCTCGGGAATAGCCCCTGTTGCCGACATAATCCTGATCGCAGGGATACCAGAGCCTAGTCGCGAAATGCTTCGGCCAACACATCCTCG is part of the Falsiruegeria litorea R37 genome and encodes:
- a CDS encoding DNA cytosine methyltransferase, which codes for MQGKLTSLELCAGAGGQALGIERAGFGHEAMVEVDKWCRQTLTLNRPQWNVIEGEQADLTNFDARPFAGVDLVAGGVPCPPFSKAGKQLGAADERDLFPEALRVVDEVRPKAVMLENVRGFMDAVFHDYRQKLKRQLKKMGYSFVDWHLYNASDFGVSQLRPRVVIVAVRDEFADKFEWPKGGDMQPPSVGNLLHDLMGARGWTGVDQWRDGADEIAPTIVGGSKKHGGPDLGPTRARRAWEMLGVNGKSIAEEAPDPDFEGLPRLTVRMVARIQGFPDDWQFAGRKTNAYRQVGNAFPPPVAEAVARNVKAAITARRLYAVA
- a CDS encoding NgoMIV family type II restriction endonuclease encodes the protein MTWLRAARARFHAQCLSGPITETRGVPSVADVSNTSSREIATSMVAKIGPLISHAEKPAGQTAGSLFEAACQDFIAACFEQFTHLRPGRFSVERGQPISRYAQYAHLDELRALADASRTLKTHLGTDYLIKPDVVVVRGAETDAVINQSGVLVDASVAGNTGLRQANGARATLHASVSCKLTIRSDRVQNTRSEALNLIRNRKGRLPHIVAVTAEPVPSRIAAIALGTGDMDCVYHFALPELVETLREQERDTLELVETMIDGQRLRDTSDLPLDLVV